tatcaatcactttTATTGTGtgctttatttttaatctataagttaaaatataaccCAGTGGcctcttgtttgattcatcttattgtaaattttatttatattaattttgtataaattttactcaagcacaattaaatatatttaagattgaaaacgtGTATTGGTAAACATGTCAAAACCAAATGGGACATTCTAAATGTATAAGAGTGAGTATAATATAAGAGATGGTAAAATCGTGGTGTGGGTATCCCCTCCTCTGTATTCATACTCATCACCTAGCGAATATATGTGAagtaaccaactcaactaaaagtttaataataagcctttttgggctagaagtgtgtaTTCAGCACAAACACTCCCTCATACCTGGTGCTGAATATGGTTGAAATGTGAACTCATGATCTTTTGTCACGCtaactctgataccatgtaaatGAATTAACCAAATCAACCAAAGtaatttaagctgatggttaaggttctatggtcGAGTTAGTGCACACCGAAACTTATTATATTCATGTTTGTGTAATTTTGTATGGCATCGATCAGTTCATGCTAGTGGCAAAGAGCAACTACATAAGGAGATTAATACTCGAGTCCAAGGAATCCGATCTAGCCAAAATCGACCTGTCGGACATCCCTGGTGGAGCTGAAATATTTGAGAAGGCCGCAAAATTCTGCTACGGAGTAAACTTTGAGATAACAGTTCATAATGTAGTAGCTTTGCGATGTGCAGCAGAGTATCTACAGATGACTGACAAGTTTTGTGACAACAATCTTGCTAGTCGCACAGAGGATTTCCTGTCTCAAGTAGCCTTGACTAATCTATCTGGTGCTGTCATTGTTTTGAAGACTTGTGAAgctcttcttcctttttcactCGAACTCAATATTGTTCAGAGAAGTGTTGACGTCATCAGCGTTAAGGTTTGTTATTACTTCCTAGATAATTCGTAAAATAGAATGTCTAGAATGTTTTAGAAATATAACGCattagtatagaaactcgtgcaataCACGAATCAAAATCACGGGTTTAAATGATCTATTTCACCCTACATTTCAGGtggattatttaaaattttatgtatAATAATTAGAAGGTTctgtgttgaatttgttagagtATAATATATCCTAGGGCCTTAACCAtcaatttaagcttttggttgagctggttccttaacatggtatAGAGTTAGAAATGAAGGCACATTTATAATGTATGCTATAAGGGATGAATGAATGTCACAATAAGTAAAGTTTATTGGTCAAAGTAGAAAATATGGAACTTAAAGGTTTATTGTTCGAATATTCATAAAAACTAACGGTCAATTTGATTATCGATACAAAATGGTAATAATAAAACTGATTTTTCATTTAATGcatcatgtcattcccatgtagtaaactttgatcataaaaaagttttttattcataattttccattactacctaatactatatttttaaatggtaatgcattagaataaattttgtgaaaaaaataagatcattGAAGGTGAGCAAGCATGTTAAAAGATATTTCTACTAAAATTACATTAACTTTCCATTATCATTCCCATCATTTAATACCGCCTACTAAACATGCCAAATATAACCTAAAGAgaggctctcgtgtgagggctGTTTAAGATCGTTTTGTTTGATCGAAGAGAAAATTATAGGAGTTATTTGTATTGTTGCATAACAGTTATAGCAGAAGCTTAGAAATTGTATTTCTTTATAAATGTGCTTTtaggaaatacttcacatgtgacaAAATCTTATATCGATAAAATAGTAGATTgtagacttgcatatatattgggtgagctaatcttcctactaccatatggttttgggaaacaatgaacctcaccaagtgtatgcgCAGGTTAATATTCAtgacccgtgggtttgtgggcccgagACCACGGTTGTTCCGTGTCCACACGAATGGGCCACGGTGAGATTATGtaacgaattgtcacggcctaatatTACTTACACTGTTGTATTGGTTTGTGTAAAATTCAGGCATGCAGTGAAGCTACATTTCCTAGCCGTAACCCTCCAAACTGGTGGACGGACGAGCTATCCATCCTCGACATAGCTTCCTTCCAGAAAGTCATTACAGCCATGAAGTCGCGTGGGGCCAAGACTCTATCCGTGGCCAGCGCGATCATCACATATGCTGAACGATCCCTAAGAGATTTAGTTCGCGATCACTCAGGAAACGGAATCAAATCCTTCGATTCTGCCCACTCTGAACTAAGAATCCGACAAAGAGATGTTCTAGAATCTATCATAGCTATCTTACCCTCTGAGAAAGCTGCATTCCCTATAAACTTCTTGTGTTCTCTTCTTAGATGTGCAATATTCCTAAAAGCATCGACGAGCTGCAAGAACGAGCTCGAGAAGAGGATTTCTGCAATCTTAGAACATGTCACGGTTGATGATCTTTTGGTTTTGTCTTTCACTTATGATGGGGAAAGTCTATTTGATCTTGAGAGTGTAAGAAGGGTAATATCAGGATTTGTTAGTAAGGAAAAGAGTGTGGATGTTTTCAATGGAGGTAACTTTAGGGAGGTTTGCTCTGTTGCTATGCATAGAGTTGCTAAGACTGTTGATACTTATCTTAGTGAGATTGCTACTTATGCTGCACTAAGTATATCCAAGTTCAATGGGATTGCTAATCTTGTTCCTAAGGATGCTAGGAGGACTGATGATGATCTCTATAGAGCAATTGATATCTATTTGAAGGTTAGTATCCTTGGATTATAATGCCAAAAGCTAGAGTTGTTCATTTGGGTTGTCGGGTTAATTTTAGATTAGGTGTTTCAGGTCAGTTTAAAAACAGGTTTTGTGTCAACGTTGGGTTTTCATGATTTTAAAGTCATATTGAAGTCGGGATATAGTTGGCTCAGTTACAAGGACGGGTTAATATTGAATTATCAAGTCTGTTTTGAACAACTTTACCAACAACCATTGCAACATGTCAGTTTAATTAATGCTAACAATTATGAGTGTGTTTGATAAATGAGTTTTTAGTTGATCAAACAGTTGAAAACTTGATTTTTTGCTTCTACTTAgttttggttttggttttttcaacaattttttgtCTAGTAACAACCGACTTAAATACATGACTTATCTTGTTTTGATTGAGTATAACACTTCATGTTCTCATGCAGACTCATCCAAATCTAGACGAGATTGAAAGAGAGAAAGTATGCAGTTCAATGGACCCATTAAAACTCTCGTACGAAGCTCGAGTACACGCCTCTCAAAATAAGCGACTCCCAGTCCAAATTGTGTTACACGCCCTCTACTATGATCAACTAAAACTCAGAAGTGGGGCCAATGAAAATAGCTTACCAGAAGCAGTAACAACAAGAGGTCAAGTAAATGCTGATGTGTCCTTAGTAAAAGAGAATGAGGCCTTAAGATCTGAActtatgaagatgaagatgtacATTACtgatttacataaaaataatcaagCAACTACATCCACTAAAACTAGCTCAAGTTCTAGTATGCCTAAGAAAACATTTTTCTCTTCAATGTCCAAGACATTAGGTAAGTTAAACCCTTTTAAACATGGGTCTAAGGATACTTCACATTTGGATGATGGAGTTGATCTTACTAAGCCTAGGAGAAGAAGGTTCTCAATTTCTTAAGgagatttatttattattgctattattgttgtcattattattattattattattattattattattattattattattattattattattattattagtggtATAATTACATTAATTAGTGACTAGttactatatatatgtaatactCCTATATAATCAACATTTTAGTTTGGAtttgtttgtaaaattaaattaagtgtaGGTGTGAATTGTAATTGATGTTAAGTTGTTTTTGTTAAGCTGTAATCCCTCTTAGTGGAGTGAAATGCTATGATTTGTGTTTGATATATGTTACTTCTTGTGTATAGTTTTGTTGGGTGATTGAATGTAGACTTGATATATACTCCCATTATtctttaaattaatttcttcCCTTTAATGTTTTTTCTTGTCTTGTGTATAGATGGATAAATGATTGCCTTCAATGTTTTCccctcttttttattttaggcCTTTGCATGAATACAAATATTGCAAAAAACTTGAAGTGGCGGATTTATTATGTGACAGTATTAATAGACTGGCTAAactcaaatattaaaaatatcaaaaaaaaaatcaattcaaacctaaaagtgatcaattatatataaagtgatcaattacaaTATTAGAGTGGACAACTTTAACTTGATAATTAACAAGTTTACAAATAATCAGTTACAACCTTAGAGTAAACattttaaagc
This Amaranthus tricolor cultivar Red isolate AtriRed21 chromosome 13, ASM2621246v1, whole genome shotgun sequence DNA region includes the following protein-coding sequences:
- the LOC130797826 gene encoding root phototropism protein 2, whose amino-acid sequence is MMNTASSLNPRRRSLAMERSGNLAMERTGQWVFSQDIPTDIIVEVGEATFSLHKFMLVAKSNYIRRLILESKESDLAKIDLSDIPGGAEIFEKAAKFCYGVNFEITVHNVVALRCAAEYLQMTDKFCDNNLASRTEDFLSQVALTNLSGAVIVLKTCEALLPFSLELNIVQRSVDVISVKACSEATFPSRNPPNWWTDELSILDIASFQKVITAMKSRGAKTLSVASAIITYAERSLRDLVRDHSGNGIKSFDSAHSELRIRQRDVLESIIAILPSEKAAFPINFLCSLLRCAIFLKASTSCKNELEKRISAILEHVTVDDLLVLSFTYDGESLFDLESVRRVISGFVSKEKSVDVFNGGNFREVCSVAMHRVAKTVDTYLSEIATYAALSISKFNGIANLVPKDARRTDDDLYRAIDIYLKTHPNLDEIEREKVCSSMDPLKLSYEARVHASQNKRLPVQIVLHALYYDQLKLRSGANENSLPEAVTTRGQVNADVSLVKENEALRSELMKMKMYITDLHKNNQATTSTKTSSSSSMPKKTFFSSMSKTLGKLNPFKHGSKDTSHLDDGVDLTKPRRRRFSIS